In Zingiber officinale cultivar Zhangliang chromosome 1A, Zo_v1.1, whole genome shotgun sequence, the DNA window tgataaaaactcaaccaccttgaaaaacactcaagtttgtatcaaattaaaccctagttttgaaaaaataactctccactgtaaataaaacatagaattgtttttcaaaacatttgaaatgtccaattaTGATCTATGggtaagatgtccattaattaaacatttgctttccccatagttggcctatgatcactaaaaattgatacatctcATAACTCATCAagatgccataagcataagtgaattatttgtatcatcctatcatctcacatttaaggttagaaactaatgcaaatcattgtgagatgaaGATAACTCCTACTTAGCCCccttgatcatgaatttctatcaaggctaagtgctcccccttaaggtctcaagtcaaccatttttcaaggatttgaactATGATTTTAATGATTGActaacctaaaatcctctaacccttgaggattgattttggcacccaatagaaattctttctaattgggttaaccaaatattccttggggatccattttctatctatagtcttggtttttgattggctcctagcaagtagacaatggtaggtcttttcattgttggattccttgtatcctaacccatttttcttaaaacttgccctttggctcccaataatcatgtttagggttttagagccaatttcaaattttctaagagcattggtaagatattctaccttttcccttaatttcctattttcctcttctaaacatgaatcatatgaacttgtagaagaagcatgcatatcatcatccctaatagacatggattctaatttttctttaagcatgtaaATGTCATTttttaaggttttatttttcctttttgccttgaacaaatcatcatttgtacttttaatgatcttaattaaaacatgaggaggaagattgtatacctcacttactgAGACGTCCGAATCTGATGTTTGACCtctcccttcacttgagctcccttcttcatcttcacttgagctctttccctcttcattttcggatgaggtggaggctacatcatcaatttccATTAGAGtaaaattgactacatggtgctcctcttcctccgatgatgatgatggatcatcccatgttgcttttaggttttgagccttcttctcttttccttttgtcttcttctcctcctccttcttcccttccttcttcttcaagagagggcaatcatttcttatgtgtccttctcgttgacaattatagcaaatgatcttccttgtcctacttttgcttctagaacttttcctagcatgagatttgttagaagaaaaagatttaaatgcctttctcatcttccttaccatatatgtctcttgatcgctatccattgaggcacttgattcttcagAGTCGGAAGATggtgatgaagatttcttcttctttccctttcccttgtttgccacaagggctactcctcttgatctatgagcttcttcatctaatccttcaactcttgtttcgtgaagctccattgttgagaagagttcatctagagaggatttctctagatcctttgatatgtagtatgaatctacaatggagctccaagttgtggttcttgggaaagcatttagggctttcatcatcatgtctcgatttgaaagtgtctcacctacacttgttagctcattaataatttccttaattctagaatgtaacattgataccttttctcctttctcaagcttgatattgttgagttgagttcgaaggaggtctctttttgccaattttgcttccgatgtcccttcatgaagctccactagcttttcccacaagtctttggcacttgtatagtttccaattcttgttacttcttgttgtggaagaacatgtagtaggtgatgcattgcctTGGAATTTACTAGATgatcttctttttgccttttggtccatcttgttatgtcgattgtctcattgcgttcatccttgggttcttcaaaaccacttctcattattagcataatgtcaaaaccggtattgaaaaatacctccattttcttcttccaccatgagaagtccccttcgaatttgggtggatgaatatttgagccggccattttgatgaaatgctcttctcggcgattagtccgttgaagggcgtcctcgctctgataccacttgtaagggatcggtggccggctagaagggggattggatagctaggtcacccccaacttcttttcttctctacaaaagattagtgcacacgcggaaatacaactaactaattaaaacaataaagaaagaatactaaatcgctaacaagctcgatgtaacgtggttcagagattgcttgctcctattcCACGGCGTGtctttgaggtggacgagcccttgatccttcgttGGATCAATCCCCAACAATCtctggctagagctttctccttctcggtggagcaaacctctcacaaaggatctcttcctctttacaatgatgaacttaggttttggaggaagagagtagacttggaagctttgggtaatgacaaggagttattcaacaagcatgagtaacctccttcaagccccaaagcttcccttaaataagaggagagagttgatcatcatatcaactcatctcggcactagTCGACTGACAAaatcatcagtcgattggtgttaccgttagaggtagccaacgactactttctagcaccaacggtcatttaccagtcgactgttaaaactagcagtcgactggtagctgtttgctgagcgaacagaatgcttttgttcgctgccagtcgactgctaaaacatgcagttgactggtgcagtcgactgctaaaagttgcaattgactggactgcaccttgttacacactcacactcatcctttccggagtcgcccttgaagtcctcttccttagccttcgtccctcagatgcacccaagcccgcggctcctctccgtgccatccttcacgttgccttgaagtctacttccctcggctccactccgttgctcctcgtccggcggtccctcggatgccttccataccatccttcaccgactcaagaatccgagccctaggatgagcttcccaagcttagttgcaccaagctcctcatgtgtgtttcaccaagtcctacaagactcaaacacacatatcaaacacatatgaaagcctaacttaaactctttgacacacacatcaaaaccatgatcgtaccgatcaaacttaggtcgattgcaccaacagatttgTCCCAAGTAGCCTTTAGGGCCTTTTTTTCTCTTTGGCTTCGTTTCTTCTTTTAGGTTCAGATACTCTGACTTGTAGTTCCCTTTCTTCTTACAACCATAGCAGGTTACATCTGAGTTGTGTTGCGTACTTGTGTTTGGGCTTGTCTTCTTGTCTTTTGTATGGATCACCTTTTTGATCTCGTGTTTGGTGAATCTTTTCTTCTTTTTACACAATTTCCGAAGTAAACTTACTAGTTCAGTGATGATCTCTTTGTCGTCGAAATTCGATTAATCTTCGGATTCGGGTTTAGGTTGGTACTTGGCCGTCAGTTTTTTGTTTGTGAGTTTTCCTGCAAGTAATGTGATACCTTTATTTGTCGGAGTAGCATTAGATTGTTTATGAAATTCAAACTtggaaaatagttcatctaatctaatttaattaaagaaaaattctTAGAGACTTTGTAATCATCTACCATAGATACCCACAAAGTGTTTCTCAGAAAAGCATTTAAGGCATACTAATAACATAGTGATTTTCCACTTTCTGACTGATCACGTGGAGACCGTTGAGCAAGTCTTGGATCCGAGCGTATAATTGACTCACCGATTCATCATCATgctatttaatattatataacttatttaaaataacGTCGCATTTACTTATTTTTGCATCAGAGGTGCCTTTGTGTTGTTcaatcaacttctcccataggtcatttgcacttgagaatggaccgactcagTTTAACTCCTCTTTGGTTAGTCCACACTACAAGGTTTGTGTTGCCTTCGCATCAGCCTTGACCGTACCTTTTTCCTTGTCGGTGTGTCTCATTTGTCGCAAGGGATAAGTACTCCGTCCTCGGTGGGGAGTGTGAATCCAACAtaaatgatgatccacatctccacATGAGTCTTTAGGTGGTCCTTCATCCGGGCTTTCCAGTTCAAAAATCTTCACGGGAGAAAAGAGGCAGGCATATGatattgtagccttcttgatggctCATTTCAAATAAATCTcacaaaagaaaaatgaaaaacagaacgtaccaagacttggtcatgGATTAGTTGTGCGGAAGAAAAAGATAGAGAAATATCACTCGAGTAATGTTGTACCGAGGCAggatctcctggaccacttttttgTGCTCCAGGGGATGTGCCACTCGCATTTGTGGCCGGATCATGATCGTGATCCGACCGCAAATGGTTACGATCCCTTCTTGGGCTCACCGTCCccatcaggttatagtttttgttcggagcgagCGGCCGGAGGCCGTTCGAAGGCCTCCGGTGGTGAAGTGGCCAGGTTACTGGGTGCCGAACGAGGGTGTCCTCCGAGCGACCTCCGGCCGCCCGCTCCGAAtaaaaactataacctggtgggAACGGTGAATCCAGGAAGGGATCATAACCATTTGCGGCCGGATCATGACCGTGATCCAATCATAAATGCGAGTGACATATCCCTTGGACCACAAAAAGTGGTTTAGGAAATCTGTGCTTATGTTGTACCAACTTTGAGATTGAAAAATTATATATGTTAAATTTGTTAAAAGAGGTTAGTATACCAATTCTGactaaaatttgaaaatgtaaaataaaaacaaatttgTAAGAATACTTTTTTAtttaatagaaatatattttttattaaaaaattaaaaaaaaaacaaatcggTTAGGTTGATTTATCAACGTTAATTTTGAGgacatgaatatgataaagaaaaataatcaaaaatataaaaattaattttctataaattcaCATCCACGTTTATTTTatcaattgattttatttataatcgattttaatataaaaatatataaatcaatagattaatttacttaaaattttgacATTACGATAGCAACTCAAATCAATAGATTCCTTTAAAATATCTTAGAGATAAGATAAGACAATATTGTAGAGATAAGATAAGAACGTTTCGATGCCAACTCAAATCAATATGATTGCTTTAAAATATTGTAGAGATAAGATAAGAAATAGATATAAACatgattaaataattttaaaactaattatgtaatttagtaattttaaaattttatcagaatattttgaaaaaaaatatatttttaattaatccatatATAAAATCTGACACCGTTTACCAACTTATATATTTAAATACAGTGCAGCAGGTACattgaaatattttaaatatttcggTTCACCTAGAGGCTTGAGGTGTGGCGTCAAGAAATGATTAATGAAAGGCGGTAATCCATCTCTTCGCATTTGTATGCCCCTGGAAATCAAGAgctcttcgtcttcttcctcaTCACTCCTCTGCCTCTTGATTTTGTTGGAGACCTTGTAGTAGTGGAGATGGCCGTCGAGGGATCGGAAATGGCAACGAAACCAACGGTGGTGCTGTATCCCATGTCCGGCATCGGACATCTACTCCCCATGGTAGAGCTGGCCAAGCTCTACCTCCGCCACGACTTTGCCGTTGCAGTGGTCCTCATGCAGTTCCCCATCAAGCACCCTTCCCTCGACTCCTTCATTGCCAGTGTCTCCTCCGTCCACCCATCCATCTCCTTCCACCAGCTCCCGCCGCCTGACGACTCCTTCACTGCCAACCTCTCTGCCACCTTCCCCTCCATACCCATGACGATCGAGGGCGTACGGCGCAACAACCATGAGCTCCTTCGTTTCCTCGCCGCCCACCGCCTGGAAAACGATGTCCGCGCCATCGTACTCGACTTCTTATGCACCGTCGCTCTCGACGTTGCCGTCGAGCTCGGCATCCCAGCCCACTTCTTCTTCCCCACCAGCGCCTCCGCTCTCGCCTCCATGCTCTACTTTCCCTTCCTTGAGTTCACTGATCTCGACCTCTGCGAGCTCGCGGATACACTTATCCACTTCCCCGGACTGCCTCCTATTCCCGCCCCCGATATGCCCAGAGATGTTATAAATCGCGCTTCCGAGTCATATGAAAGTTTCGTCAACAAGGTTGCCCGGCGGCTCCCGGATGGTGATGCCATCCTTATCAACTCGTTCGAGTCGCTGGAGGCAGAGGCCGTTAAGGCTCTTCGGGAAGGGGCGTGCCTTCCCGGACGCCGAATGCCAACGGTCTATTGCATCGGGCCTCTGATCACGGAAGGGAGCAGAGGAAAGGTTGAAGCAAAAGCAGAGTGCATGGCGTGGCTGGACGCACAACCAAGCGATAGCGTGGTGTTCCTCTGCTTTGGCAGCATGGGTTCGTTCTCCGTGGAGCAGCTCAAGCAGGTGGCCGTTGGCCTCGAGAGAAGCGGGCAGCGATTTCTTTGGGTCGTGCGGGTCCCTAAAGATCCTCCGACGCCGACGTCAGAGCTGGACCTGGACCTGGACGTTCTGTTGCCGGAGGGATTCTTGCAGCGGACGAAGCAGAGGGGGATGGTGGCGAAGTCGTGGGCGCCGCAGGTGGAGGTGCTGAACCACGGGTCGGTGGGATGCTTCGTCTCGCACTGCGGGTGGAACTCAACGCTGGAGGCGATCTCCGCCGGAGTGGCGATAGTGGCGTGGCCTCTGTACGCAGAACAGaggatgaacaaggtgttcctgGTGGAACAGATGAAATTGGCGGTGGTGATGGAGGGTTACGACAGAGATATGGTACAGGCTGAAGAGGTGGAGGCGAAGGTGAGGTGGGTGATGGAGTCGGAGGGAGGGAGGGAATTGAGGCGGCGGGCGGCGGCGGCTAAAGAGACGGCGGCGGAGGCGTGGAGTGAAAAGGGGTCGTCGCAACAGGCGTGGCTGGAGGTAGACAAAACCTTGAAACTGCAGATCTGATTAATGACATGGATAGTAATCCAAAGAATCTTTGCTCTGTGTAATATTGATGACGACTGTTCCACTAGCAAATTAACTAAAGAATACCTGCAATTACGAGTTTCAAGTTTTAAGAGAATCTAAGCCTATATCTAGACCCAACCCCGGGTTGGGGTCCGGGCCGGATCTGATTATGTGCATGTAATCAGGTCAATgggtcgaatgtccattaataggATTGATCGGACCAAATAGGAATTGGCCCAGCAACTCGCGAGGCCGATTCCGAATCCATATGTCAAGAATCGGCAGACCATTGGTTAATCATCGGTTTGGCCCGCTAGttcacataatttttttttttatttttgtcggTTGGAAACTAGCGGTTCCTAGCCGTTAAGGGAGGGGTGTaattttttggatattttttttcaacggttaagatcatttgactattttttttatcaatgactatgatttaataTCCATTAATATCCAAActttataaatagagagctcattttattattttcatacaCGTTTTCTCTAatgttaatctcaatttcgtattctCCATACATTTTCGTCTCCATTTCTATGCTTTCgtttctaatttttaattacaATTGAAGGAGGTCGTGGAAGTGCATCAtatcgagctcggaagggaaaagaAGTAGTGAATCCTCGCGAGAAATTCAACATTCAATCCACTGATGATAAGATCGAGCACCTTCCGAATTCGACACCTAAAACACAAGAAAGTTccaatgcaattacttctaaagatttagtaaattcctcctctaaagtttttattttcactaaacattttgagaatgtcaTTCTTTTGTCAGGAGAATTGCGTGCAAAatataagcactgcaatgcttcctacaaattccaagcggTGGTTATGAGTCGTTAAAACGATATGTAGAaatgaagcacccgacggaatatagACTCGACCGTTCTACAAACACAATTAtatagattttcttcaactagcagaAGTATTGATtctggtttatttttatatttggatAATATATTAAGAAAAtcattaactaaatttatttccATAGAACatcttttttttagttttatatctaaatgcacatttaaagatttttgtaaagaatttcTTAATCGTGCTAAACGTGTACCTAGGACTATACTTATTCGTACAATTAAacaattagtaaaacaaggaaaaagaatttaattgatggatttagtaaattaaataataaaatttctttatgttctgatatttggagtgatcaatagcaaacacatttgtatatgggtgtgactGACATTGAATCGATAACTCTTAGAACTTCTAAAAAAAGATTGTTAACTTATATAGAGTTTTTAATGAATCACATAATATTCATAACatcacacaattattatgtttaatttaagaaaataatagattaaatcataaaatatttttaatatcattagataatactAGTTCAAATACTCCttatatagatgatctaaaatgtATTTGTTAACCTATTAtggtggtttatttttttttatattcattatgtatgtcatattttaaatttatgtgtttaagatggattaaaattttttaaaaattatcttaaaccaattagaatttaaatttcttatttatggttgcatccatctataatgaaataatgggctatgttttgtaaaactaatggaatgagacctaaaaaattttcacgtgatgtaccaacacattAAAATTCAATATACCAAtaattacaagattcattttcaCAACCATGGAATATTTTTAGTagtatttatgaaattttaaaagtatttaatgatgcagccgaacaactttccggtgtttattatcccaatgctcaattagttttagaaaatttttctaatatagtatcagttttaaatgaatatattaataatgaatctttatcttctttcatattagctatgaaaactaaatagaaaaaatatttttattttatttttgaaatttatttaattatatttactTTAGGCCCTAGATTAAAATTAGACGTTTTAacagaaatgttaactttatattatgatgttttaatttcaattaaagattctttatctcttgatccagttaatattatatataatgttaaaatttatttatatgatatttaaaatcaatattatgcaaaaatatggaacacaaattaatatttctgaaatacaacaaactactggTAGTAATTTAAACCTTACAAAAgtacaacttttattaaaagaattaaTGAAACATCCACGAGGattctcaagttccacacaggaacttgagaattattttatgacttattttgattttaataaagCAGATATTGgaaattttgatatcttaaagtgatgatcacagaaggctcaaagctttcccgccCTCTCCGTGATCGCCAAAGAAAGTTTAGCTTgttcagtgtcaactgttgctgtgaaGCAGACGCTTAGTGttggcggcaacatattagatgaatgcCGATCAACttatctcccgactcattggaagcccaagcattactggatgaTTGGAGCAGAGCCGAGAAAAGAATCTAagaaatgcaactttcagatgacaaagttgaagattttgatactaaaGGAATGAATACAATAGGAACGGGAAATGAAAGTGAGTGACAAAGTAAAAGGGTAAAAATGTAAATGAACTATGTGGATTTTGATTCCCCTATACCCTAAGGGGATacgtagacaacttaaataagtgcaagcccttttttaaaataatatttaaatttaattttttttaatataataatcttgaaccgtgatgaACAGTAAATCGGCGATATTGAACCATGAACCGTAAATGTTTTgaacggttaaggttaagggtcagCATGTTAGGAACCGTTGAACAGGCGGTTTCAAACCGTCAAACTGTTGATTTTAAACTATGGTTAGGTCTAGCCAGCATCTAGATCCACAACAAAAAATCAATGGATTAGGGATGAAATTTAGGGACAAATAATTTTCATCCTAAATTGGCAATAAAGTTTGCGACAAAataaaaattcgtcccaaaatagtaatgaactttacaaccaaagaATTTCATCCCAAAATTACAACAAATAACATTTTGTCACAATTTTCATTATAGTTTGGCAAcgaaatttaattttcattccaAATTCTGCGACAAATAAAATATTCGTTGGCACTTTGGCAAGGAAAATGAGATTCGTTGCAAATTCTACGATAAATTAATAATTCGTTGCATATTTTACGATGAATTTAAAATTAGTCACAGAAACTTAATATTTTAATGAAGAAAAATCTAGGACAAATTTAGGATTTGTCCCCAAATCTGGAAAGAATCTACGGATTCATCCCTAAATCTAATGAATCtaagattcgtcccagaattgaaaaaaaataaaaaaaataagaaaaaaaatcgaAAACCCTAAATACGGATCTAGAGATgttggaatttcatgaaacaagtttttatacaTTCATAGttttctcctaatcataaaagtgtcctcatctataattttgaactaatatatTTCATGCGGTaattttttaacctgaattaggtcaaatttggtTAAAAAATCACCTCACTAAATATATTGCGTTAAAATTAttgatgaggatatttttatgatcaggaaaaaaaatacaagtatatagaaacttgtttcataaaattcagacatctctaggtccataaggctttcgattcctttttcttttttctttttaaattttttcaattttgggacgaatcggAAGCCTAAAATATGCACCTAGAGATgtcataattttataaaaataagtttctatgtgttcctatttttctcctaatcataaaaatatccccattcataattttaacctaCTATATTAGTGaggtgattttttaaccccaaTTTGAactaattcatattaaaaaaaccACCACATGAAatatattagttcaaaattatagatgaggagatttttataatttggagaaaaatatgaatatatagaaacttatttcacgaAAATTTGACATCTCTAAGTCAATATTTTAGGCTTCcgattcttttttctttttttaaattttttcaattCTACGACAAATCCTAGATTCGccccaaatttggggacgaatccttgGATTCGTCCAAGATTTGGCGATGAATCCAGGATTCCTCTCCAAATCTCAAacaaatctaggattcgtcctagaattagaaaaataaaaataaaaagaattggaagtctaaatatggacctagagatgtcggaattttattaaacaagtttttatatgttcatacttttctcctgatcataaaaatataatcatctataattttaattttaacttaatatatttcatgtgatgattttttaacacgaattaggttaatttgggttaaaaaattaccacactcaatattttattttaaaattaaggatgagatatttttatgattaggagaaaaatatgAATatgtagaaatttatttcataaaattatgATATCTCTAAGACCATATTTTAGGTTTCAGACACATATACAAACATGCGTTGAATATTAACTTTATTAATTAATAGTAAACTatatatgtttcactaaatatggatctagagatgccaaaattttatgaaacaagtttttatgtgttcGTATTTTTCTTCTAATCATAAAAATgtaatcatccataattttaactaaTATATTTCATGTGGtaattttttaacacaaattaggTTAAATTTGGGTTAAAAAATCATCACTCTCAACATAtcaggttaaaattatggatgaggatagtTTTATGAtcaacataaaaatataaatagatataaatttatttcataaaattttggCATGTCAAGGACCATAGGACACATATGCAAACATGCGTTGAACATTAACTTTCTTAATTAATAGTAAATTATATATGTTTtattaaatatggacctagagatgttagaatttcatgaaacaagtttctatgtattc includes these proteins:
- the LOC122038084 gene encoding UDP-glycosyltransferase 13-like; the protein is MAVEGSEMATKPTVVLYPMSGIGHLLPMVELAKLYLRHDFAVAVVLMQFPIKHPSLDSFIASVSSVHPSISFHQLPPPDDSFTANLSATFPSIPMTIEGVRRNNHELLRFLAAHRLENDVRAIVLDFLCTVALDVAVELGIPAHFFFPTSASALASMLYFPFLEFTDLDLCELADTLIHFPGLPPIPAPDMPRDVINRASESYESFVNKVARRLPDGDAILINSFESLEAEAVKALREGACLPGRRMPTVYCIGPLITEGSRGKVEAKAECMAWLDAQPSDSVVFLCFGSMGSFSVEQLKQVAVGLERSGQRFLWVVRVPKDPPTPTSELDLDLDVLLPEGFLQRTKQRGMVAKSWAPQVEVLNHGSVGCFVSHCGWNSTLEAISAGVAIVAWPLYAEQRMNKVFLVEQMKLAVVMEGYDRDMVQAEEVEAKVRWVMESEGGRELRRRAAAAKETAAEAWSEKGSSQQAWLEVDKTLKLQI